A window of Halovivax gelatinilyticus genomic DNA:
GAGTACTTCGACACCGTCCAGGCCTACAAGGAAGAAGCCGACGAGAACGAGGACGGCCACCTGATCCCGCCGGGCGACAGCGTCTACATCAACGCGATGACCTACCAGTGGGACGGCCTCCCGGTGGTCCTCGAAGCGGGCCGAGAGTACGACTTCCACCTGGGCTCGACCGACGTCCAGCACGGATTCTCGATCCGACCGGAGGATACGCTGAGCAAACAGATCAACCTGCAAGTGATCCCGGGCTACGAGTGGATCGTCCCCATGGAGTTCGACGAACCCGGCACCTACCGGGTGCTGTGTAACGAGTTCTGTGGCGACGGCCACGAGTCGATGGCCGGGACGCTCTACGTGGAGGAAGCCTGACCATGGCCCACAGGTTCGACGTCCTCGGACTGTTCGACAACGAGTACGACGAGGACGGCTTTCGAATGTGCGGAATCACCGGGCTGAACGTCCACCGGTCGGTCGAAAACCACGTCAAGCTCTTCGGCCTGACGGCGCTCG
This region includes:
- a CDS encoding cytochrome C oxidase subunit II, yielding MTSPIKPPEGNWWNQPINRRETIWLGLGTAWAVVLFGWMSAFTRIGDQNPIGQSYKVEDDEYFDTVQAYKEEADENEDGHLIPPGDSVYINAMTYQWDGLPVVLEAGREYDFHLGSTDVQHGFSIRPEDTLSKQINLQVIPGYEWIVPMEFDEPGTYRVLCNEFCGDGHESMAGTLYVEEA